One window of the Deinococcus betulae genome contains the following:
- a CDS encoding SDR family oxidoreductase, translating into MQSNGNTILVTGGSSGIGLALALALQARGNTMLVTGRRQAQLDALTAAHPGLHAYSLDITDPAAIAALAEQVTADHPALNVLINNAGIMVAEDLLTLPDTATAEATVETNLLGPIRLTHALLPHLLRQARPVVVNVTSGLASVPLAATPTYSATKAALHSYTQSLRWQLRHTAAQVIELAPPQVATELMPGGSTRPTAMPLDEFIRETLALLDAQPGATELLVERVLPLRRAGASGTYDAVFQALNSSQG; encoded by the coding sequence ATGCAGAGCAACGGCAATACCATCCTCGTCACAGGCGGCAGCAGCGGCATTGGACTGGCCCTGGCGCTGGCCCTTCAGGCGCGCGGCAACACGATGCTCGTGACTGGGCGCCGTCAGGCGCAGTTGGACGCCCTGACCGCCGCCCATCCTGGCCTGCACGCCTATTCACTGGACATCACCGACCCGGCGGCCATTGCGGCGCTGGCCGAGCAGGTTACCGCTGACCACCCAGCGCTGAACGTGCTGATCAACAACGCTGGGATCATGGTGGCGGAGGACCTCCTCACCCTGCCAGACACCGCCACCGCCGAGGCGACGGTAGAGACCAACCTGCTGGGGCCCATCCGGCTGACCCACGCCCTGCTGCCTCACCTGCTGCGGCAGGCCCGTCCTGTGGTGGTCAACGTGACTTCCGGCCTGGCCTCGGTGCCGCTGGCGGCTACACCCACCTACAGCGCCACCAAGGCCGCGCTGCACTCCTATACCCAGTCGCTGCGCTGGCAGCTGCGGCACACCGCCGCCCAGGTGATTGAACTGGCGCCGCCCCAGGTCGCCACCGAACTGATGCCCGGCGGCAGCACCCGCCCCACCGCCATGCCGCTGGACGAGTTTATCCGCGAGACGCTGGCGCTGCTGGACGCCCAGCCGGGCGCCACCGAACTGCTGGTGGAGCGCGTCTTGCCGCTGCGCCGCGCCGGGGCCAGCGGCACCTACGACGCGGTGTTTCAGGCCCTGAACAGCAGCCAGGGTTGA
- a CDS encoding phosphoribosylanthranilate isomerase yields MKVKVCGTTSVRDAVLAADAGADALGFIFAPVSRRLVTPQAAREAGLSVGPTVARVGVFLGQGLDEVLRVADAARLSAVQLHGPLSSLYVEGVAAYYPVLRVVRPAELAQAAHMWRTDPRVTLMLDAPEPGGGVPLDWAALKADFPAGAWLAGGLGPENVAQAIGVLGPAGVDAVSRLEARPGLKDAAAVRAFVQAARSIQASYPQ; encoded by the coding sequence ATGAAGGTCAAGGTCTGCGGCACCACCAGCGTGCGCGACGCTGTGCTGGCCGCCGATGCCGGCGCCGACGCCCTGGGCTTTATCTTTGCGCCGGTCAGCAGGCGGCTGGTCACGCCCCAGGCCGCGCGCGAGGCGGGCCTGAGCGTCGGCCCAACCGTGGCCCGCGTGGGGGTGTTTTTGGGGCAGGGGCTGGACGAGGTGCTGCGTGTGGCCGACGCCGCGCGCCTGAGTGCCGTGCAACTGCACGGTCCTTTGTCAAGTCTTTACGTGGAAGGGGTCGCCGCGTATTATCCCGTTCTGCGTGTGGTGCGCCCCGCCGAATTGGCCCAGGCTGCCCACATGTGGAGGACCGACCCCCGCGTCACCCTGATGCTGGACGCTCCCGAGCCGGGCGGCGGCGTGCCCCTGGACTGGGCTGCGCTGAAGGCCGATTTTCCGGCCGGAGCCTGGCTGGCGGGGGGGCTGGGGCCAGAGAACGTGGCGCAGGCCATCGGGGTGCTGGGGCCCGCCGGGGTGGACGCCGTAAGCCGTCTGGAAGCCCGACCTGGTCTGAAAGATGCCGCCGCCGTGCGGGCTTTTGTACAGGCAGCCCGGTCTATCCAAGCCAGTTATCCACAGTGA
- a CDS encoding winged helix-turn-helix transcriptional regulator → MESHEAVRGEAWPQTSPEVEALVREMMGRVADKWTLLILEVLEEHGTLRFTQVGERVGDISQKMLTKTLRQMEYDGLLSRRVHPVIPPRVDYTLTPLGLSLSEAFCPVWLWAEAHHAAVMAARAAFTAGKADAQE, encoded by the coding sequence ATGGAAAGTCATGAGGCTGTGCGGGGCGAAGCCTGGCCCCAGACCTCGCCCGAGGTAGAGGCCCTGGTGCGCGAGATGATGGGCCGGGTGGCCGACAAGTGGACGCTGCTCATTCTGGAAGTGCTTGAGGAACACGGCACCCTGCGCTTTACCCAGGTGGGCGAGCGTGTGGGCGACATCAGCCAGAAGATGCTGACCAAGACGCTGCGCCAGATGGAATACGACGGGCTGCTGAGCCGCAGGGTTCATCCGGTGATTCCGCCCAGGGTGGACTACACCCTGACCCCGCTGGGCCTGAGCCTGAGTGAAGCCTTCTGCCCGGTGTGGCTCTGGGCCGAGGCCCACCACGCCGCCGTGATGGCCGCCCGCGCCGCGTTCACGGCCGGGAAAGCAGACGCGCAAGAATAG